From a region of the Gordonia sp. PP30 genome:
- a CDS encoding PE-PPE domain-containing protein, with amino-acid sequence MVAVTLAAATGGALAGAAHAKGCGNGGVVIVAGTQAPRNAQGLPTGGVTGIGARYKARGYDVQYVDYPTQLAPLGTIPYDDDVALGKAATRRAVESYQRRCPGRPVTIAGYSQGARIAGDVLSDAANGRSRIDPHGLSGELYSDPRRDDPAGGGGIENVLIGLLPGTTMSGPRPGGFGDVPVTEYCLQGDPICDLPSPLWHPLRAIDGVVGYFTKHGYYPARMNAPVSDTAVWDCRSGASPAPDVDDCVVPAEPAVVQVAETTVTPALASIGVTPIEAPATVPDPTVVPQQTVVPQQTVVPQPTVRGVITVVTETAGALGKMSPGSDQPVADQIGHGERREADEQRSDDGHRDIGVSTAGQDQRRRGERTPGDQ; translated from the coding sequence GTGGTCGCCGTCACTCTCGCGGCGGCGACGGGTGGAGCGCTCGCCGGTGCGGCACACGCGAAGGGATGCGGCAACGGCGGTGTGGTGATCGTCGCCGGCACCCAGGCACCCCGCAACGCTCAGGGGCTCCCGACCGGTGGCGTCACCGGCATCGGCGCGCGATACAAGGCTCGCGGGTACGACGTGCAGTACGTCGACTATCCGACCCAGCTCGCCCCGCTCGGCACCATTCCGTACGACGACGACGTCGCTCTCGGCAAGGCGGCGACGCGCCGGGCCGTGGAGTCGTACCAGCGGCGGTGCCCGGGGCGTCCGGTCACGATCGCGGGCTACTCGCAGGGTGCGCGCATCGCCGGGGACGTGCTCTCCGACGCCGCCAACGGGCGGTCCCGAATCGATCCGCACGGGTTGTCCGGCGAGCTGTACTCGGATCCCCGGCGTGACGACCCGGCCGGTGGCGGCGGGATCGAGAACGTCCTGATCGGGCTGCTCCCGGGCACCACGATGAGCGGGCCCCGGCCGGGCGGCTTCGGCGACGTCCCGGTGACCGAGTACTGCCTGCAGGGCGATCCGATCTGCGACCTGCCGTCCCCGCTGTGGCACCCGCTCCGGGCGATCGACGGCGTCGTCGGGTACTTCACCAAGCACGGGTACTACCCGGCCCGGATGAACGCGCCGGTCAGCGACACCGCGGTCTGGGACTGCCGCTCGGGTGCCTCGCCGGCACCGGACGTCGACGACTGCGTGGTCCCGGCCGAACCCGCCGTCGTCCAGGTGGCGGAGACGACGGTGACGCCCGCGCTGGCCTCGATCGGTGTCACGCCGATCGAGGCGCCGGCCACCGTTCCGGACCCGACCGTGGTGCCGCAGCAGACCGTGGTGCCGCAGCAGACCGTGGTGCCGCAGCCGACCGTCCGCGGAGTGATCACGGTCGTCACCGAGACGGCCGGAGCGCTGGGGAAGATGTCCCCGGGTTCAGATCAGCCAGTCGCCGACCAGATAGGTCACGGCGAGCGTCGCGAGGCCGATGAGCAGCGATCGGACGACGGTCATCGTGACATTGGAGTGTCCACGGCGGGCCAGGACCAGCGACGTCGCGGCGAGCGAACACCCGGCGACCAGTAG
- a CDS encoding aldehyde dehydrogenase family protein yields MSTTVDHLAAPAGARTLLDHDYRQLIDGRLVPGATTQEVIDPATGAVIGVAPVADADQIEAAVGAASAAFGDWSSRSLDDRAAVLGELIAAVEARREEIGRTIVLEVGKPWEAAVGDVDLALSWARHVAGMRLDPVVAYDDDERYVEVRRKPLGVVVAIVPWNFPFFQAMYKIVPALLAGNTVVVKPAPTTPLNAMLLGEILAGVVPAGVVNIIGDAGNVGPILTAHPAVRKVSFTGSTAAGRSVLASGASTIKRVVLELGGNDPAIVMPDASVDAVVDGIATWAFANTGQVCLNIKRVFVPDALYDEFCERFTERARGFVVGHGLDPETDLGPIQNRRQFETVKGHLELAAREGTVIAGGSVIEGRGFLVEPTVVRDIDDASPLVAEETFGPIRSILRYSDLDDAITRANSVDYGLGASVWGTDVTAATAVADRLQAGTTWVNTHFALDPAVPFGGRKQSGLGVEFGQEGLEEFTDPQVIYVARQQAGQANGSRHGNDRGATAGVPRCGH; encoded by the coding sequence ATGAGTACGACCGTCGATCACCTCGCCGCACCCGCGGGCGCCCGGACTCTGCTCGACCACGACTACCGCCAGTTGATCGACGGACGGCTCGTCCCGGGGGCCACCACCCAAGAGGTCATCGATCCCGCGACCGGCGCGGTGATCGGCGTCGCACCGGTCGCCGACGCGGATCAGATCGAGGCCGCCGTCGGCGCGGCCTCGGCGGCCTTCGGCGACTGGAGCAGCCGCAGCCTGGACGACCGTGCCGCCGTCCTCGGCGAACTCATCGCCGCGGTCGAGGCCCGTCGGGAGGAGATCGGCCGGACCATAGTGCTGGAGGTCGGCAAGCCCTGGGAGGCCGCCGTCGGCGACGTCGATCTCGCCCTCTCGTGGGCCCGGCACGTCGCCGGAATGCGCCTGGACCCGGTTGTCGCCTACGACGACGACGAGCGTTACGTGGAGGTGCGCCGTAAGCCGCTGGGGGTGGTCGTCGCGATCGTGCCGTGGAACTTCCCGTTCTTCCAGGCGATGTACAAGATCGTCCCGGCCCTGCTCGCCGGGAATACCGTCGTCGTCAAACCCGCGCCCACCACTCCGCTCAACGCGATGCTGCTCGGTGAGATCCTGGCCGGAGTCGTACCCGCGGGCGTCGTCAACATCATCGGTGACGCCGGTAATGTCGGACCGATCCTCACCGCCCACCCCGCCGTGCGCAAGGTGTCGTTCACCGGTTCCACCGCCGCCGGCCGGTCGGTGCTGGCCAGCGGCGCATCCACCATCAAGCGAGTGGTCCTCGAGCTCGGCGGCAACGACCCGGCGATCGTCATGCCCGATGCCTCGGTCGACGCGGTCGTCGACGGGATCGCCACCTGGGCCTTCGCGAACACCGGACAGGTATGCCTGAACATCAAGCGGGTCTTCGTGCCCGACGCCCTGTACGACGAGTTCTGCGAGCGCTTCACGGAGCGTGCTCGCGGCTTCGTGGTGGGTCATGGACTCGATCCGGAGACCGACCTTGGCCCGATTCAGAACCGCCGTCAGTTCGAGACAGTGAAGGGCCACCTCGAACTCGCGGCGCGGGAGGGCACGGTGATCGCCGGCGGTTCGGTGATCGAGGGCAGAGGCTTCCTGGTGGAGCCGACCGTGGTGCGGGATATCGATGACGCGAGCCCGCTGGTCGCCGAGGAGACATTCGGCCCGATCCGCTCGATCCTGCGGTACAGCGATCTCGACGACGCGATCACGCGCGCCAACAGCGTCGACTACGGCCTCGGCGCGTCGGTATGGGGCACCGACGTCACCGCGGCGACCGCCGTCGCCGACCGGCTTCAGGCGGGTACGACCTGGGTGAACACCCACTTCGCTCTCGATCCCGCGGTTCCGTTCGGCGGACGCAAGCAGTCCGGCCTGGGCGTGGAGTTCGGCCAGGAGGGCCTCGAGGAGTTCACCGACCCGCAGGTGATCTACGTCGCCCGGCAGCAGGCTGGGCAGGCAAATGGATCACGTCATGGCAACGATCGGGGGGCGACGGCGGGGGTGCCCCGCTGCGGCCACTGA
- a CDS encoding crotonase/enoyl-CoA hydratase family protein encodes MTAQRSGGVTSAPVTVTEVGAALVITIDRPAAKNALDVAVARAIADALDRLDATDRLRVGILTGAGGTFSAGMDLKAFARGETPFLDGRGLCGLTEAPPRKPLIAAVEEWALAGGFELVLACDLVVAAETARFGLPEVTRGLVAAAGGALRLPSRIPSAIATEILLTGESFSASRARELGLLNAMTPPGGALAAALELAGRIGCHAPLAVEASVRIARGLADPADDWCRQETISRAVLDSEDAAEGAAAFAERRAPVWRGR; translated from the coding sequence ATGACGGCGCAGCGGTCCGGTGGCGTCACGTCCGCACCGGTGACGGTCACCGAGGTGGGTGCGGCCCTGGTGATCACCATCGATCGGCCCGCGGCGAAGAACGCGCTTGACGTGGCCGTCGCCCGGGCGATCGCCGATGCCCTCGACCGGCTCGACGCGACCGACCGGCTCCGGGTCGGGATCCTCACCGGCGCGGGCGGGACCTTCTCAGCAGGAATGGACTTGAAGGCCTTCGCCCGCGGTGAGACGCCGTTTCTGGACGGCCGGGGGCTCTGCGGCCTGACCGAGGCACCCCCGCGCAAGCCGCTCATCGCCGCCGTCGAGGAATGGGCGCTGGCCGGCGGCTTCGAGCTGGTGCTCGCGTGTGATCTCGTGGTCGCCGCCGAGACCGCGCGGTTCGGTCTGCCCGAGGTCACCCGCGGTCTGGTGGCGGCCGCCGGTGGAGCGCTCCGGCTGCCGTCGCGGATTCCGTCGGCGATCGCGACGGAGATCCTGCTCACCGGGGAGTCGTTCTCGGCGTCCCGGGCTCGCGAACTGGGTCTGCTCAACGCGATGACCCCGCCGGGCGGGGCGCTGGCCGCGGCCCTCGAGCTGGCCGGCCGGATCGGCTGCCACGCGCCGCTCGCGGTCGAGGCCAGCGTGCGGATCGCGCGCGGCCTCGCCGACCCGGCCGATGACTGGTGCCGCCAGGAGACGATCTCCCGTGCGGTGCTGGACTCGGAGGACGCTGCCGAGGGGGCCGCGGCCTTCGCCGAGCGCCGCGCGCCGGTGTGGCGCGGCCGCTGA
- a CDS encoding exodeoxyribonuclease III — MSLAPFTVTSVNVNGIRAAVKTRNERNHGMLPWLTERDPDVVLLQEIRASEALTRKALAPALDAGWHLAMTESAVAGRSGVGVLSKTAPEAVRVGYGDDEFDALGRYLEADFGTGDDALTVASVYVPSGAALTDEPKDVEKHEEKRRFLGSFGPYLDGLLASGRAAVVAGDWNIAPDERDIKNWKGNLKNAGFLPHEREWVAARLGAGWVDVAREHHGDVAGPYAWWSWRGKAFDNDAGWRIDYHLATPELAARTRRSWVDRAGAYDLRWSDHAPVTVEFSVSGV; from the coding sequence ATGTCTCTGGCACCCTTCACCGTCACCTCCGTCAACGTCAACGGCATCCGGGCGGCGGTGAAGACCCGCAACGAGCGCAACCACGGAATGCTGCCGTGGCTCACCGAGCGTGATCCTGATGTAGTCCTGCTGCAGGAGATCCGGGCCTCCGAGGCGCTCACCCGCAAGGCGCTGGCCCCCGCGCTCGACGCCGGCTGGCACCTGGCGATGACCGAGTCCGCCGTCGCCGGTCGCTCGGGAGTCGGTGTGCTGTCCAAGACCGCACCGGAGGCGGTGCGCGTCGGCTACGGCGACGACGAGTTCGACGCGCTGGGCCGCTACCTGGAGGCCGACTTCGGCACCGGTGATGACGCGCTGACCGTCGCCTCGGTGTACGTGCCGTCCGGGGCGGCCCTCACCGACGAGCCCAAGGACGTCGAGAAGCACGAGGAGAAGCGCCGCTTCCTGGGTTCCTTCGGCCCGTATCTCGACGGCCTGCTCGCGTCGGGCCGCGCGGCCGTCGTGGCGGGGGACTGGAACATCGCCCCCGACGAGCGAGACATCAAGAACTGGAAGGGCAATCTCAAGAACGCCGGGTTCCTGCCGCACGAGCGCGAATGGGTCGCCGCGCGGCTCGGCGCCGGCTGGGTGGACGTCGCCCGCGAACACCACGGCGACGTCGCCGGGCCGTACGCCTGGTGGTCGTGGCGGGGAAAGGCTTTCGACAACGACGCCGGCTGGCGCATCGACTACCACCTCGCGACCCCGGAGCTGGCCGCGCGGACCCGTCGTTCCTGGGTCGATCGCGCCGGCGCGTACGACCTGCGGTGGTCCGATCACGCGCCGGTGACCGTCGAATTCTCGGTTTCCGGGGTTTGA
- the trpS gene encoding tryptophan--tRNA ligase, with amino-acid sequence MTAPVPARPRRVLSGIQPTSDSFHLGNYLGAVRQWVALQDEFDEAYYFIPDMHAITVPQDPAVLRERTLRSVAQLLALGVDPQRSTIYVQSHVPEIAQLTWVLTCLTGFGEASRMTQFKDKSAKAGQDAAGVGLFTYPILMAADILAFQVDDVPVGEDQRQHLELTRDLAQRFNKRYGKALTVPKAFIVEEFAKIYDLQNPTAKMSKSAETENGLINLLDDPKRSAKKIRSAVTDSGSEIVFDRENKPGVSNLLTIQSALTGTSIDELVVSYQGKQYGHLKVETAAALSAFVTPLRGRVDEILDDRAGLDAVLADGAAKAREVAAGTLADVYDKIGFLAPRG; translated from the coding sequence ATGACCGCCCCCGTTCCCGCCCGGCCGCGCCGGGTGCTCTCCGGAATCCAGCCGACCAGCGACTCCTTCCACCTCGGCAACTACCTGGGCGCGGTCCGCCAGTGGGTGGCCCTGCAGGACGAGTTCGACGAGGCCTACTACTTCATCCCGGACATGCACGCGATCACCGTGCCGCAGGATCCGGCGGTGCTGCGCGAGCGGACGCTCCGCAGCGTCGCCCAGCTGCTGGCTCTCGGCGTGGATCCGCAGCGGTCGACGATCTACGTGCAGTCGCACGTCCCGGAGATCGCCCAGCTCACCTGGGTGCTCACCTGCCTCACCGGTTTCGGCGAGGCCAGCCGGATGACGCAGTTCAAGGACAAGTCGGCCAAGGCCGGGCAGGACGCAGCCGGCGTCGGCCTGTTCACCTACCCGATCCTGATGGCCGCCGACATCCTGGCCTTCCAGGTGGACGACGTCCCGGTCGGCGAGGACCAGCGCCAGCACCTGGAACTCACCCGCGATCTCGCGCAGCGCTTCAACAAGCGGTACGGCAAGGCACTGACCGTGCCCAAGGCGTTCATCGTCGAGGAGTTCGCCAAGATCTACGACCTGCAGAACCCGACCGCGAAGATGAGCAAGTCGGCCGAGACCGAGAACGGCCTGATCAACCTGCTCGACGATCCGAAGCGCTCGGCCAAGAAGATCCGCTCTGCGGTCACCGACAGCGGCAGCGAGATCGTCTTCGACCGGGAGAACAAGCCCGGTGTCTCCAATCTGCTCACCATCCAGTCCGCCCTCACCGGCACCTCGATCGACGAGCTGGTCGTGAGCTATCAGGGCAAGCAGTACGGGCACCTCAAGGTCGAGACCGCCGCCGCGCTGTCCGCGTTCGTCACCCCGCTGCGCGGGCGGGTCGACGAGATCCTGGACGACCGGGCCGGGCTCGACGCCGTGCTCGCCGACGGTGCCGCGAAGGCCCGCGAGGTGGCCGCCGGGACGCTCGCCGACGTGTACGACAAGATCGGTTTTCTGGCACCGCGCGGCTGA